Genomic DNA from Catellatospora sp. TT07R-123:
GGCGTGCGTTATCCGCTGCCGAAGTACGACCAGTTGTTCCTGCCGGAGTTCAACAAGGGCGCGATGGAGAACTTCGGCTGCGTGGTCAACGCCGAGCAGACGTTCATCTTCCGCTCGCCCGTGACCGACTTCGAGTACGAGCAGCGCGCCAACACCCTGCTGCACGAGATGGCGCACATGTGGTTCGGCAACCTCGTCACCATGCGCTGGTGGGACGACCTGTGGCTCAGCGAGTCGTTCGCCGAGTGGGCCTCGCACTGGTGCAACACCGAGGCGACCCGCTTCACCGACGCCTGGACCACGTTCCTGTCCCTGCACAAGAGCTGGGCCTACCGCCAGGACCAGCTCTCCACCACCCATCCCGTATACAGTCGGATGGATGACGTGGCAGCGGTAGAGGTCAATTTCGACGGCATCACCTACGCCAAGGGCGCCAGCGTCCTCAAGCAGATCGTGGCGTACGTGGGCATCGACCCATTCGTGGCGGCACTGCGGCAGTACTTCGCCAAGCACGCCTGGGGCAATACGACGCTGAGTGACCTGTTGACCGAACTCGCCCAGACCTCGGGCCGGGACGTCACGCCGTTCGCTGCGCAGTGGCTGACGACAGCGCAGGTCAACACCCTGCACCCCGAAATCGAATCGGATGCGGGCGCCTACCGCCGGGTGGCGATCCGGCAGACCGCACCGATGGACCACCCGACGCTGCGCCGTCACCGCATCGGAGTCGGGCTCTACGACCTCGTCGGTGCCGAACTGGTACGCCGTCAGATCGTCCACGTCGACATCGACGGTCCGGTCACCGAATTGCCCGAGCTGATCGGCTTGCGCACCGCGGACGTGCTGCTACTCAACGACGACGACCACTCATACGCCAAGATCAGGCTCGACTCCCGGTCGCTGGCGACCGTGGTGGACCACATCGCCGGCTTCGGCTCCTCCCTGGCCCGCGGGTTGTGCTGGGCCGCCGCCTGGGACATGGTGCGCGACGGCGAGATGGCCAGCCGAGACTATCTGGCGCTGGTCGCGTCCGGGCTGCCGCAGGAGACCGACATCAACCTGATCACCGCCACGCTGATGCAGGCACGGACCGCGATCGGGCAGTATGCCGACCCCGAGTGGCATGCGCCGGGCTGGGAACTGCTCGCCACCGTCTCCAGAACGGCCATGCTGGAGGCGGCCCCGGCAAGCGGCTTCCAACTGGCCTGGGCACGCAGTTTCGCCTTCGCCGCCCGCGGCGAGCAGGACCTCGCCGTTCTGAAAGGCTGGCTCACCGGATCCGGCGTCCCGACCGGACTCACCGTCGCCGGCGACCTCCGCTGGCACATCATCCAGATGCTGGCCGCGGCCGGGCGGGTCGGCGCCGCCGAGGTGGCGGCTGAGCACGCGGCAGACCATACGGCCACGGGCGACCGTCAGGCGGAACTCGCCCTGGCGATGCTGCCCGACGGCGCTGCGAAGGCAGCTGTGTGGGAGGCGCTCACGGCATCGCAGCAGCCGCCAAACTGGAAGGCCCGGGCGATGCTGATCGGCTTCCAGCACCCGTCGCAGCGGGAGCTGCTGGCTCCGTATACGAAGAGGTACTTCGACGTGGCGGCGCGGATCTGGGCTGAGCGCGACAGCGAGTCGGCGCAGGAGTTCATGACCTTCGCCTACCCGCGATTCGACATCAGCGAAGAGGCGATCGCCTACGCCGAGAGGTGGCTCGCGCGTGACGGGCACCCGGCTCCGTTGCGCAGGCTGGTCATCGAGGGCAAGGACGCCGTCGCCCGCGCGCTGGCCTGCCGCCTGCGGGACACCGCGGCACGGCAGGTGGCGGTGGCGGGTAGCTGACGGCGCGCCACCGACGGGTGGGCGAGGCAGTATCCGGCCGCGCCCACCCGTCGATCATGCCCCTGCTGCGGCTGTCCTCGCCGCCTCAGGGTTCAGACGCTCGATGAGGAAGTCCGCCGCGTCGGAACGAGCCTTGATCTGGTTCTCGCTCTTGACGAAACCGTGGCCCTCGTCGGGATAGACGTCATAGCGGACCTCGACCCCGCGCGCTCGGAGCCGCTCGACGAGCTGATCGCTCTCACCACGGGGGACGCGAGGGTCGTTCGCGCCCTGGAGCACGAACAGCGGAGCCCGAATCTGGTCGACGTAGGTGATCGGCGAGCGGGACAGGAGCATCTCCGCGTCGGTGTCTGGATCGCCGATGACGTCAGCCACCAGCGCCCGGAAGGCGGGTGGCGTAGCCTCCGCCAGGGTCACCAGGTTGCTCGGGCCGAACAGGTCGACCCCGGCCGCCCAGTCCATCTCCGGCAACCGGGCCAGGCACGACAGCACGCCGAATGCGCCGTAGGAAGCCCCGAACAGCCCCAGCCGCGCGGGATCGACCCAGTCCTGCTCGCGTAGCCACTGCGCCGAGGCGGCGAAGTCGCCCAGGTCGCCGCCGCCCCAGTCCCGGAAGACCAGCTTCTCGTAGGTCTTTCCGTATCCGGACGACCCACGGGCGTTCGGCGCCAGGACCGCGACACCGTGACTGACCAGATACTGGTAGAAGCCGTCGTAGACGTAGGCAGGACGTTCCTGGTAGACCGGGCCGCCGTGGATCGAGAGCAGCACACCCAGATCGGAGGTGGCCCCGGCCGGGAGGTAGAGATAGGCAGGAACCTGGCGACCGTCATGCGTGGGATAGTGAACAAGGATGGGATCGACGAACGTCGCCGGATCGGCGACGCCGGGAACGGAGTCGGTGAGCCACCGCACCTGCCCGGTGACGAGGTCGATCGCGGCGGCGTTCCACGGTCTGGTCGGCGTGGACAGCAGTACGACGGCGAACGCTCCGTCGGCCGATACCGAGATTGCGTCAGCCTGGCCCAGTGGAAGCTCCGGCATGGGCAGGTCCGTTCCGGTGCGGAGATCACGTCCCCTCAGCTGGGAAGCACCGCCGACGTTGACCACCCAGACCAGGGTGCGTCCATCGGCGGACAGCGCCACCGCCTCCACATCCCAGTCGGGAGTGTCGATCCAGGTCAGCTCGCCCGAGTCGGCGTCGATGACGGCGAGGCCGGTGAACTCACGGCCGGCGTTGCTGCGGACGATGAACCCCGAACCGTCGGGCAGCCACGGCCCGAGCCAGTAGGCCGCTACGGCTTCGTCAGAGGTCAGCCTCTTGGTAGGGCCACCCGAGGCGGGCAGGATGTGCACCACGTGGTCATAGCCTTCCCGCCACAGGGCCATGCTGAGGCGAGAGCCGTCGGGTGACCAGTGGCCCAAGGCGAGACGACCGTCTCCCTCGTAGATCCGGTTCACCTCGCCGGTGGTCAGATCCCGGACCAGGATGTCCTGATCGGCCCGGGAACGGTCGTTGCCCACGTACGTCAAGTACTTGCCATCTGGTGAAACCGGGGCGCCATACCCGAGCGTGAACTGCGCACCCGTCACATCGGTGAGCGGCGTCGGCTCGCCGCCCTCGGCGGCGATGGCATACAGCTGTGTTCTCTCATCGCCGTTCTGGTCGGCCTGGAAGATCAGAGTTCTGCCGTCCGGGTGCCACGACGCCTTGCGAACCGTGTGCGTCGAAAAGTCAGTGACTCGCCGTTCCGGACCCCCGACGACCGGACGCACGGTGAGGTTGAACTGGCCGGATGCGTCATCGGCATAGGCGATCTGCGAACAGTCGGCAGACAGCGCCAGGATCGGCTGAAACCTTAGCGTGGGCCGGAAATCGCGGTACGAAGGCATGCCCTGATCCTAGCCAAGCGGAAGTTCAGTCGCAGTCCCGCAAAGTCCATCGGGCTATCCTCAGAGTCCATCAGTTCGCCGGGCACAACCATGGCCTGGCCGGGCTCGGTTCTGGTTGCGGGCTTCCCGACCTCATCGGTGGCAGAAGCGGCCGCATCAAGTCCGTGGGTCCAGAGGCGTTGTGCGGATCATCGGCATCACTACAGTCTGCATCTGGCTGCTTGTCAGAGAAGCCGGAAACTCCGCCGGACCATCGCCGACGCGGAACCTGGGCGCACCGTGGTGCCGTCAAGCCGCTCAACAACCAACTCCGACTTGTCCAACCACAGCGTCTCACCCTGACGCACAAACAGCGCTTGATCGAGAGTGACGGTCAAGCAGCCCTCGTTAGCGATGATCTCTCTAATCATGAGTTCTCTCGGGGCGACGATCCGGTCTCCGAACAGCTGCATGCTCCGATGCTTGCACCTCAGCCGGTATCACGTCGACCGGCTTAGTGATCGAGTTGCGTGCAGTGGCGTGCCAGATCGGCGTGCCACAGGCAGCCGTAGGCGGGCACCGGGCGGGCAGATGCCCAGCGTTGACGGCCTAGCGTTTCGGGCATCCCGGACGCAACTTGGCGGTATTCCCAGCCTGGTGATCATCCTGGGTCGGGCAAGCTGACGGGCGACAAGCGCAGGCAGGCGACCAACGGTTTAGCCGGGCCAGCACAAGATTGGAAATGGATGCGCGCAAGTCCGAAGCGGACCTCCCGAGACATTCGAATCGCGCATTTGCCCAGTTCAGACACCATATTTAATCGGTTCACGCGGATGGATGGCCTCATGTGATGCGGACTTTTAATCCGTAGGTTCAGGGTTCGAGTCCCTGGCGGCCCACCAGCACCGCAGGTCACGAAGCCCCCTCGGCACACGGGAGGGGGCTTCGGCCTTTATATAGGTGCGCACGTCGCGCATGACCGGCGCCTGCGGTCCCCACCCGCGCCCAGTCGCCGCGAATTGGCCGCAGACCGCGATCATGCCGCGCTGCGCGGGCCTACCGCCCCCGACTCATGCGCGTTAGGGTGCACCAATGACCGACGGGAGCGCTTCCACTGCTCACAGCGAGCCTGGATCGCTCACTTCCACGCCGCCGACCCTCGCCGAGGTCGCCCGCGCGGCCGGGGTCTCCATCGCGACCGCGTCGCGGGTGCTCAACAACTCCAGCCGGGTCAGCGCGGAGGCGTACCAGCGGGTATGCGACGCGGCCAGCCAGCTCGGCTACCGGCGGCACCGGGCGGCGTGGGGTCAGGCGCAGCGGAAGGTGAACGCGTTCGCCGCCGTCATCCACGCCGGGCACCGGCTGCTGTTCACCGAGCCGTTCTTCGCGCGGCTGATCGGCGCGGCCGAGCTGGAGCTGGCCGCGCACGGCATCCCGCTGCTGGTCACCACGGTCAGCGGCGGCCTGGTCGAGACCGTCGGGCGATACCTCCAGGGCGGGCACGTCTCCGGCATCATGATCGTCTCCGACCACGGGCCGCTGCCGCTGTCGGCGACGCTGGCCACGCTGGGCACGCCGGTGACCGTGATCGGGCGCCCGCTGCGGCCGCAGCCGGTGCCGTACGTCGACGCCGACAACCGGGGCGGGGCCCGCGCCGCGGTCGAGTACCTGATCTCGAAGGGCCGCCGCTCGATCGCGCACCTGGCCGCGCCGCCCGACACGGGCGTGGGCGCGGACCGGCTGGCCGGCTACCGGGACGCGATGCGGGCCATCGGCGCCACCGACGCCCCCGTCGCGTACGGGGACTGGAGCCAGGCCTCGGCCGCGCACGCCATGCAGCGGCTGCTCGACCAGCGGCCACACCTGGACGCCGTCTTCGCCGCCTCGGACGTGATGGCGGCGGGTGCCGTGCGCTACCTGCGCAAGGCCGGCCGCCGCATCCCGGAGGACGTCGCCGTGGTCGGCTTCGACGACCACGCCCTGGCCGAGCAGATCCGGCCCGCGCTGACTACGGTGCACCAGCCGGTGGAGCAGATCGGCACGGTCGCCGCCCGCTGGCTGCTCGCGGCGGTGCGCGGCGAGCCGGTCGGCGACGGGCCCACGGTGCTGCCCACCGAGCTGGTGCTGCGCGACTCCGCTTAGCCGGTGACCACGTCGGCGACGACGACGGTCACGTTGTCGGGGGCGCCCCCCGCCAGCGCGAGCGAGACGAGCCGGTCGGCGCAGGGCCGCACGTCGATGACGCGGGACATGACCTCGGCGATGGCCTCGTCGTCGACCACGTCGGACAGGCCGTCGCTGCACAGCATGAGCCGGTCGCCCGGCCGCAGCTGGAGGGTGAGGATCGTGGGCGTGAACTCCCGGCCCTGCACCGCCTGGGTGATGATCGAGCGGTGCGGGTGCACCCGCGCCTCGGCCGGGGTCAGCAGCCCGCGTTCGATCATGGCCTGGACCAGGGTGTCGTCGACCGTCAGCTGGCTCAGCTCGTCCTCGTGCAGCAGGTATGCCCGGGAGTCGCCGACCTGGAGCAGCGTCGCCCGGCCGTCGTCGAAGAGCACGACCGTCAGCGTCGTGCCCATGCCCTCACTGGCCGGGTCGGCGTCGGTGACCTCGCGGATGCGCGAGTTGGCCTGGGCCAGCCGGGCCAGCAGCGCCTCGGCCGGGTCGCCCTCGGCGGGCTCGCCGTCGAGCGGGGCGAGCTCGTTGATGACGATGTGGCTGGCGACCTCGCCCGAGGGTGAGCCGCCGATGCCGTCGGCGACGGCGATCAGCCGACGGCCCGCGTACGCCGAGTCCTCGTTGTTCTCCCGAACCAGGCCAGGATCGGTGACGGTCACGGCGCGCAGGATCAAGCTCATGGTGTCTAGCCTGCCTATCGCGAGGGGACTTGTCTTTAAGCAGATGTACGTATCTTGCCTCGCTCGGCACGCGACACGCCCGGCGGCCGCACTGCGCCCTCCTCGTATTGTGTGGCGATGACGCCGTTGTCGATGGTCGGGCGCGCCGACGAGCTCGACGAGCTCGCGCGGCAGTGGACCTGCGTACGGCGCGGCGACGGCACCGGGACGCGGGTGGTGGTGGTCACCGGCGCGGCCGGGACCGGCAAGTCCCGGCTGGTGAGCGAGGCGCTGGCGGCGTTCGCGCCGCGCCCGGCGGTGGTGCTGTGGGGCACGGCCCGGGTGCACTCGCCCGCGCCGTACGACTGGCTGGCCGCGATCCTGAGCCGGCACGACACCCGCGACCTGCCGATTCCCGCCGACGGCCTGGCCTGGCTGGGGCAGGACCCGACCGCCCCGGCGGAGCGGTACGCGCCCGGCGCGCTGCTGCGGCTGGCGGTGCGCACCGTGCGCGCACTGGTCGGCCGCGGTCCCGCCGCCCTGATCGTGGAGGACCTGCACGCGCTGGACCCGGCCAGCCTCAACCTCGTCGCCGAGCTGGCGGCCGCCGCCGGCCTGCCCGTGCTGCTGGTGGTCACCAGCCGCCCGGCCGAGGCGGCGGTCTCCCCGGAGCTGGCCGCGACCGCGCTCGCCCGGCTTTCGGGTGCCGCCGGGGCGGTGCGCCAGCATCTGGGCCCGCTGGGCCGGGCCGAGGTGGCCGCGCTGATCGCGCAGGTGCACGGGCCGGTGCCCGAGGGGCTGGCCGACGCGGTGTGGGAGCGCACCGGCGGCAACGCGTACCGGTTGACGGAGCTGCTGGCTGTCGCGGCCGGGCAGCCGCCGCAGGCCCTGCTGAGCGCCCCGCTGCCGGGTCAGCGCCCCGCGCCGGCCGCGCCGGGCGAGCGGGCCGAGCTGACCGCCCGCGAGCTGGAGGTGCTGGAGTGCCTGACCGCCGGGATGTCGAACAAGCAGATGGCCCGCACGCTGGACATCTCCATCCGGACGGTGGCGGTGCACGTGTCCAATCTGCTGCGCAAGACCGGTTCTTCCTCGCGTACGGAGGCGGCGCTGTGGGCGGTGCGGCGCGGCTGAGGGCCGGGTAGGCGTGGCTAAGCTACCGGTATGCCCGATAAGGGTGT
This window encodes:
- the pepN gene encoding aminopeptidase N, producing the protein MRNLSHVEAIDRARLITVAAYDITVDLTDGRGAPADDTFRTITEVAFTCTEPGAETFAQVAARAVRAASLNGRSLDLSGWSADKGLALSDLAAVNTLIVDADYEFSSTGQGLHRLVDPVDAEVYLYSQFQAQDAQRVYACFDQPDLKAVFTWHVTAPAHWRVVSNAVVERVERDQTAQVVHFAESVRMSTYITALCAGPFYEVREMHDGIDLGLLARRSMGQYLEPDDLFATTRQGFDFYHAQFGVRYPLPKYDQLFLPEFNKGAMENFGCVVNAEQTFIFRSPVTDFEYEQRANTLLHEMAHMWFGNLVTMRWWDDLWLSESFAEWASHWCNTEATRFTDAWTTFLSLHKSWAYRQDQLSTTHPVYSRMDDVAAVEVNFDGITYAKGASVLKQIVAYVGIDPFVAALRQYFAKHAWGNTTLSDLLTELAQTSGRDVTPFAAQWLTTAQVNTLHPEIESDAGAYRRVAIRQTAPMDHPTLRRHRIGVGLYDLVGAELVRRQIVHVDIDGPVTELPELIGLRTADVLLLNDDDHSYAKIRLDSRSLATVVDHIAGFGSSLARGLCWAAAWDMVRDGEMASRDYLALVASGLPQETDINLITATLMQARTAIGQYADPEWHAPGWELLATVSRTAMLEAAPASGFQLAWARSFAFAARGEQDLAVLKGWLTGSGVPTGLTVAGDLRWHIIQMLAAAGRVGAAEVAAEHAADHTATGDRQAELALAMLPDGAAKAAVWEALTASQQPPNWKARAMLIGFQHPSQRELLAPYTKRYFDVAARIWAERDSESAQEFMTFAYPRFDISEEAIAYAERWLARDGHPAPLRRLVIEGKDAVARALACRLRDTAARQVAVAGS
- a CDS encoding S9 family peptidase; its protein translation is MPSYRDFRPTLRFQPILALSADCSQIAYADDASGQFNLTVRPVVGGPERRVTDFSTHTVRKASWHPDGRTLIFQADQNGDERTQLYAIAAEGGEPTPLTDVTGAQFTLGYGAPVSPDGKYLTYVGNDRSRADQDILVRDLTTGEVNRIYEGDGRLALGHWSPDGSRLSMALWREGYDHVVHILPASGGPTKRLTSDEAVAAYWLGPWLPDGSGFIVRSNAGREFTGLAVIDADSGELTWIDTPDWDVEAVALSADGRTLVWVVNVGGASQLRGRDLRTGTDLPMPELPLGQADAISVSADGAFAVVLLSTPTRPWNAAAIDLVTGQVRWLTDSVPGVADPATFVDPILVHYPTHDGRQVPAYLYLPAGATSDLGVLLSIHGGPVYQERPAYVYDGFYQYLVSHGVAVLAPNARGSSGYGKTYEKLVFRDWGGGDLGDFAASAQWLREQDWVDPARLGLFGASYGAFGVLSCLARLPEMDWAAGVDLFGPSNLVTLAEATPPAFRALVADVIGDPDTDAEMLLSRSPITYVDQIRAPLFVLQGANDPRVPRGESDQLVERLRARGVEVRYDVYPDEGHGFVKSENQIKARSDAADFLIERLNPEAARTAAAGA
- a CDS encoding LacI family DNA-binding transcriptional regulator; translated protein: MTDGSASTAHSEPGSLTSTPPTLAEVARAAGVSIATASRVLNNSSRVSAEAYQRVCDAASQLGYRRHRAAWGQAQRKVNAFAAVIHAGHRLLFTEPFFARLIGAAELELAAHGIPLLVTTVSGGLVETVGRYLQGGHVSGIMIVSDHGPLPLSATLATLGTPVTVIGRPLRPQPVPYVDADNRGGARAAVEYLISKGRRSIAHLAAPPDTGVGADRLAGYRDAMRAIGATDAPVAYGDWSQASAAHAMQRLLDQRPHLDAVFAASDVMAAGAVRYLRKAGRRIPEDVAVVGFDDHALAEQIRPALTTVHQPVEQIGTVAARWLLAAVRGEPVGDGPTVLPTELVLRDSA
- a CDS encoding PP2C family serine/threonine-protein phosphatase, which codes for MSLILRAVTVTDPGLVRENNEDSAYAGRRLIAVADGIGGSPSGEVASHIVINELAPLDGEPAEGDPAEALLARLAQANSRIREVTDADPASEGMGTTLTVVLFDDGRATLLQVGDSRAYLLHEDELSQLTVDDTLVQAMIERGLLTPAEARVHPHRSIITQAVQGREFTPTILTLQLRPGDRLMLCSDGLSDVVDDEAIAEVMSRVIDVRPCADRLVSLALAGGAPDNVTVVVADVVTG
- a CDS encoding response regulator transcription factor, with amino-acid sequence MTPLSMVGRADELDELARQWTCVRRGDGTGTRVVVVTGAAGTGKSRLVSEALAAFAPRPAVVLWGTARVHSPAPYDWLAAILSRHDTRDLPIPADGLAWLGQDPTAPAERYAPGALLRLAVRTVRALVGRGPAALIVEDLHALDPASLNLVAELAAAAGLPVLLVVTSRPAEAAVSPELAATALARLSGAAGAVRQHLGPLGRAEVAALIAQVHGPVPEGLADAVWERTGGNAYRLTELLAVAAGQPPQALLSAPLPGQRPAPAAPGERAELTARELEVLECLTAGMSNKQMARTLDISIRTVAVHVSNLLRKTGSSSRTEAALWAVRRG